In a genomic window of Erigeron canadensis isolate Cc75 chromosome 5, C_canadensis_v1, whole genome shotgun sequence:
- the LOC122600233 gene encoding F-box/LRR-repeat protein At4g29420, whose product MDKLPESLLIEILSRLGDSADVARCRVTSKTINSIYPELRSINLQCSLTRYINSRSSKTNSNNNNTPFKRIFLNLVSNLRVIESVWLGTDRPLRDVSYDDVEDEADDLYLTDDVFVKEWIGKVSESLNSLSISDFWVQSCWRRSNLLPLVSTHCHNLVKLEVKNAWMSVENLYPMPKLTSLTLEFIRLDDEDLNELNKCFPNLQVLNLIGVGGFKLPKIHLLNLKTCHWTVSNAPSSLTIITPNLVTLRLECISPTELYVEAPMLSHFHLALDQADKFVVKKFESLKTLGLESLYIGSLIYKFPVTKNVVNLTVNSRNWVTGGAGHSVFTLEKVFTVFPNLRSLCVKSSAWSELEACYNPLGWEAFDGMKGFKTFCAYLLLVDPSLTFSSVACVLDQCTGLSEVSLLIHRDVVGNVSRSFISRCMARWPEVKWRWGMWREGIEDSWISDAMHI is encoded by the exons ATGGACAAACTCCCAGAATCTTTACTAATAGAAATACTGAGTCGACTCGGTGACTCAGCCGACGTAGCTCGATGCCGAGTCACctcaaaaacaataaattcaATATACCCAGAACTCCGATCAATCAATCTTCAATGCTCATTAACAAGATACATCAATTCCAGATCTTCAAAAAccaatagtaataataataatacaccTTTTAAGAGAATATTCTTGAATCTTGTATCGAATTTGAGAGTTATTGAATCGGTATGGTTGGGGACTGATAGGCCTCTCAGGGATGTGTCGTATGATGACGTGGAGGATGAGGCTGATGACCTGTATCTCACCGATGATGTTTTTGTTAAGGAATGGATTGGTAAGGTTTCCGAATCGTTGAATTCGCTTTCGATATCGGATTTTTGGGTTCAGTCTTGTTGGCGTCGGTCCAATCTCTTGCCGCTTGTTTCTACCCATT GTCACAATCTTGTTAAATTAGAGGTGAAGAATGCATGGATGTCGGTGGAGAATTTGTATCCAATGCCAAAGCTAACAAGTTTGACACTGGAATTTATAAGATTAGATGATGAGGACCTAAACGAGTTGAATAAGTGCTTCCCTAATCTTCAAGTTCTTAACTTGATAGGCGTTGGGGGATTTAAACTTCCTAAGATCCATCTTCTCAACCTGAAAACATGTCACTGGACTGTATCTAATGCTCCATCGTCTTTGACCATAATCACGCCTAATCTTGTTACCCTCAGACTTGAATGTATAAGTCCAACTGAACTTTATGTTGAAGCTCCTATGTTATCTCACTTCCATCTTGCCCTTGATCAAGCCGATAAATTTGTTGTCAAAAAGTTTGAAAGTTTGAAAACTCTTGGGCTTGAGTCTTTATATATTGGCTCCTTGATTTATAAGTTCCCAGTTACAAAAAATGTGGTAAACCTTACGGTGAATTCACGGAATTGGGTTACAGGAGGTGCTGGCCATTCCGTATTTACCCTGGAGAAGGTGTTCACTGTTTTTCCAAACTTGAGGTCTCTTTGCGTTAAATCAAGTGCTTGGTCGGAATTGGAGGCATGTTACAACCCGTTAGGTTGGGAGgcttttgatggaatgaaaggATTTAAAACATTTTGTGCATATTTGTTACTGGTTGACCCATCGTTGACTTTCTCATCTGTTGCTTGTGTGTTGGACCAATGCACTGGGTTGTCAGAAGTCTCATTACTTATCCACcgtgatgttgttggtaatgTATCCAGGAGTTTTATCTCTAGGTGCATGGCTCGATGGCCTGAAGTGAAGTGGAGGTGGGGCATGTGGAGAGAAGGAATTGAAGATTCTTGGATAAGCGATGCTATGCATATATAG